The Burkholderia cepacia ATCC 25416 genome includes a window with the following:
- a CDS encoding O-methyltransferase, giving the protein MTTLIHDPLASLLARLFDEAEAASPATSPAFADLSRDEQARLMRSKTDYTDLYARLKDYPLPVSRETGTLLYMLARSGGARAIVEFGTSFGISTLHLAAALRDNGGGRLVTSEFEPSKVARARANLTAAGLADLVEIREGDALRTLAADLPDSVDLLLLDGAKGLYPEILALVEPHLGAGAFVVADNAEYSPDYLAYVRAPENGYLSVPFGGDVELSMRIR; this is encoded by the coding sequence ATGACCACCCTGATTCACGACCCGCTGGCGTCGCTGCTCGCGCGCCTGTTCGACGAAGCCGAGGCGGCGTCGCCCGCGACGAGCCCGGCCTTCGCCGACCTGTCGCGCGACGAGCAGGCGCGGCTGATGCGCAGCAAGACGGACTACACCGATCTGTATGCGCGCCTGAAGGACTACCCGCTTCCCGTGTCGCGCGAGACGGGCACGCTGCTGTACATGCTCGCGCGCAGCGGCGGCGCGCGGGCGATCGTCGAGTTCGGCACGTCGTTCGGCATTTCGACGCTGCATCTCGCGGCCGCGCTGCGTGACAACGGCGGTGGCCGGCTGGTCACGAGCGAGTTCGAACCGTCGAAGGTCGCGCGCGCGAGGGCGAACCTGACGGCGGCAGGGCTCGCCGATCTCGTGGAGATTCGCGAAGGCGATGCGCTGCGCACGCTGGCCGCCGATCTTCCGGATTCGGTCGACCTGTTGCTGCTCGACGGCGCGAAGGGGCTGTATCCGGAGATCCTGGCGCTGGTCGAACCTCACCTCGGGGCGGGGGCTTTCGTCGTGGCCGACAACGCGGAATACAGCCCCGACTACCTCGCGTATGTGCGCGCGCCGGAAAACGGCTATCTGTCGGTGCCGTTCGGCGGCGATGTCGAGTTGTCGATGCGGATACGCTGA
- a CDS encoding DUF3455 domain-containing protein: MPSRSPTRDLLLALAAGLSCVALTAPAHADEAAGLAPPEPATPVLSTTASGMQVYACEYDAGHRLAWAFQYPEALLFDAGGTLVVRHGAGPSWEALDGSRITGKKLAEAPGTHPGSVPQLLLAATPATTGTLAGVRFVQRLDTAGGTPPAATCTTEHAVGRFPYFARYVFLK, encoded by the coding sequence ATGCCCAGCCGTTCCCCGACACGCGACCTGCTGCTGGCCCTTGCGGCCGGCCTTTCCTGCGTGGCGCTCACCGCGCCCGCGCATGCCGACGAGGCCGCCGGCCTCGCGCCGCCCGAGCCGGCCACGCCGGTGCTGTCGACCACCGCGAGCGGCATGCAGGTCTACGCATGCGAATACGATGCCGGGCACCGGCTCGCGTGGGCATTCCAGTACCCCGAAGCCCTGCTGTTCGATGCCGGCGGCACGCTCGTCGTCCGGCACGGCGCGGGCCCGTCGTGGGAGGCACTCGACGGCAGCCGCATCACCGGCAAGAAGCTCGCGGAAGCGCCGGGCACACACCCGGGCAGCGTTCCTCAACTGCTGCTCGCGGCCACGCCGGCCACGACCGGCACGCTTGCCGGCGTGCGCTTCGTGCAGCGGCTCGACACGGCGGGCGGCACCCCGCCGGCCGCGACGTGCACGACCGAGCATGCGGTCGGACGCTTTCCTTACTTCGCGCGTTATGTGTTCCTGAAGTGA
- a CDS encoding alkene reductase: MTQDPLFQPLQFGALTLPNRIVMPPMTRSRASQPGDEANELMAAYYAQRASAGLIVSEGTYIAPLGKGYAWTPGIHTPSQVAGWRKVTDAVHAAHGRIFAQLWHVGRLSHTSLLGGAQPVSSSPLQAKGVNVFIAGEDGSTPGFVQASEPRALSVDEIREIVDQYRAAARHAIEAGFDGVELHGANGYLVNQFIDSNANTRTDQYGGSLENRLRFLREVTQALIEGTGDASRVGIRLAPLTTLNGCVDDDPETTYLAAAKLLGELGVGYLHIAEADWDDAPLMPVAFKQQLRAAYPGVLIYAGAYTAERAREAIAAGWADLVAFGRPFVANPDLPERLRTGAALAPHDRNTLFGGGAQGLTDYPTLAQAAA, encoded by the coding sequence ATGACCCAGGACCCGCTTTTCCAACCGCTGCAATTCGGCGCGCTGACGCTGCCGAACCGCATCGTGATGCCGCCGATGACGCGTTCGCGCGCCAGCCAGCCCGGCGACGAAGCCAACGAACTGATGGCCGCGTATTACGCGCAGCGCGCGAGTGCGGGCCTGATCGTCAGCGAAGGCACCTATATCGCGCCGCTCGGCAAGGGCTACGCATGGACGCCCGGCATTCACACGCCGTCGCAGGTCGCCGGCTGGCGCAAGGTGACGGACGCCGTGCATGCCGCGCACGGCCGCATCTTCGCGCAGCTGTGGCACGTCGGCCGCCTGAGCCACACGAGCCTGCTCGGCGGCGCGCAACCCGTATCGTCGTCGCCGCTCCAGGCGAAGGGCGTGAACGTGTTCATCGCCGGTGAAGACGGCAGCACGCCGGGCTTCGTGCAGGCATCCGAGCCGCGCGCGCTGTCCGTCGACGAAATCCGCGAGATCGTCGACCAGTACCGCGCCGCCGCGCGCCACGCGATCGAAGCCGGCTTCGACGGCGTCGAGCTGCACGGCGCGAATGGCTACCTCGTCAACCAGTTCATCGATTCGAATGCGAACACGCGTACCGACCAATACGGCGGCTCGCTTGAGAACCGGCTGCGCTTCCTGCGTGAAGTCACGCAGGCGCTGATCGAAGGCACCGGCGACGCATCGCGCGTCGGCATCCGCCTCGCGCCGCTGACCACGCTGAACGGCTGCGTCGACGACGATCCGGAAACGACCTACCTCGCGGCCGCGAAGCTGCTCGGCGAGCTCGGCGTCGGCTACCTGCACATTGCGGAAGCCGACTGGGACGACGCGCCGCTGATGCCGGTCGCATTCAAGCAGCAGCTGCGCGCCGCGTACCCGGGCGTGCTGATCTACGCCGGCGCGTACACCGCCGAGCGCGCACGCGAAGCGATCGCCGCCGGCTGGGCCGACCTCGTCGCGTTCGGCCGCCCGTTCGTCGCGAACCCCGACCTGCCCGAACGCCTGCGCACCGGCGCCGCGCTCGCGCCGCACGACCGCAACACGCTGTTCGGCGGCGGCGCCCAGGGCCTGACCGACTACCCGACACTCGCGCAAGCCGCGGCGTAA
- a CDS encoding TetR family transcriptional regulator, giving the protein MTNYSGFTIRIGQPPMTDRRNAPIATRKLPRQARSTRLVEDVLQAAVQVLATEGAQRFTMARVAERAGVSVGSLYQYFPNKASVLFRLQHDEWRQTSDMLCRILQDTQKTPPERLRTAVHAFVQSECDEASMRIALDDAAPLYRNAPEAHEVKAEGNRVFNAFMREALPGVPDTTHALACELIMTTLTSGGKAFSETARTPAEIDAYSTAMADMFCAYLAHLARD; this is encoded by the coding sequence ATGACGAACTATTCAGGTTTTACTATTCGCATTGGCCAACCGCCCATGACCGACCGCCGAAACGCCCCGATTGCCACGCGCAAGCTGCCTCGGCAGGCGCGCTCGACCCGTCTCGTCGAAGACGTCCTCCAGGCTGCTGTTCAGGTTTTGGCGACCGAAGGCGCGCAGCGCTTCACGATGGCGCGCGTCGCCGAGCGCGCCGGCGTGAGCGTCGGCTCGCTGTACCAGTACTTCCCGAACAAGGCATCGGTGCTGTTCCGGCTGCAGCACGACGAATGGCGGCAGACGTCCGACATGCTGTGCCGAATACTGCAGGACACGCAGAAGACGCCGCCCGAGCGACTGCGCACGGCCGTCCATGCGTTCGTCCAGTCGGAATGCGACGAGGCGAGCATGCGCATCGCGCTCGACGACGCCGCACCGCTCTATCGCAATGCCCCCGAAGCGCATGAAGTGAAAGCCGAAGGCAACCGGGTCTTCAACGCGTTCATGCGCGAAGCGTTGCCCGGCGTGCCCGACACCACGCATGCGCTCGCCTGCGAGCTGATCATGACGACGCTCACGTCGGGCGGCAAGGCGTTCTCCGAAACCGCGCGCACGCCGGCGGAAATCGACGCCTATTCGACCGCGATGGCCGACATGTTCTGCGCGTACCTCGCGCATCTCGCACGCGACTGA